In Gambusia affinis linkage group LG08, SWU_Gaff_1.0, whole genome shotgun sequence, a single window of DNA contains:
- the mapk8ip2 gene encoding C-Jun-amino-terminal kinase-interacting protein 2 isoform X1 has translation MADRAEMFSLSTFHSLSPPGCRPSHDISLEEFDDEDLSEITDDCGIGLNYDSDPYEKDSLILEKSDMHHPVCSFQDDFQEFEMIDDEDEDEEDEEDEEEEVDPDAPPSPSASPPPSPTLGTLKSRPTTLNLTTAVSQDSLNNNSSLSPKKGSWQDSLRNPTSQGRLSPTHSCLEDGSHVTGQCRASPLSQAPGLQSKGTPPKQAGEGGNPQSPHRPLLCDLEGNRRERPEYGSFGQHKSNPCPSEFTDSKADPTIQTARVPSVDEHSQCSDTEVDHDLNSDHNHKHSNRRATDTYTITSESGMEPENDPDPDGTSHCLSSTAPMGGNEGADTPLSDEELEKDFEVEFMCKEAYDMVCKENSSSYVEFPSIEPSSFSSYHSSSHSEAPDQSNQSDIQTASAVEPAANDSTSPSSDPGIADMNQQGYVTSDQDKDLSSPGSDSDVEGDLEVAFTCGGPVVSNMISSISETELDLTSDESSSGRSSHLTNSIEEASSPTSDQELDPDTELEQDSGIVGLKTSLLLGQRDPTKEDSLLPSPSPNPSPTIATPSLVSSPILPPESYDDGQALMGMQSVDDELACEHQADPDETLPPTQCCDDRLSRPMVLEIEPDHGLESFKRSFYLPVGPRLMPCADEYDETSEGESESESEDDLSENSDSPWLLSNLVNRMISEGSYPISCPEECFRRKASVSDTISPSSDIGDGDDFNDETQDQKAEIERSQEREKEGKGYRKEMMEPGASTHLYMSNPTGDTISPLILERCANIEEETSLYANIDCDKNCTDKLSKNAGRAEVEEPNNDLMIEGRRDLDSPSLSESVISDKDEGRETEPRPTSRSSASLERITEVKNSLTLDIPTAQTNRCFSLTYSTDNDEEEDDGDSYPFMGSMRNQSYGGSDLELDSSPPIDSSVHNHPLPDHDLPLCEKNLILRQSNEDDGLAYDSMKYTLVVDENTTLELVSLRRCTSVLSDDSELSTLCDEELLETSKVGYRHDNEGIRPELLSSSEDSSPEADLPFSKKFLNVFVNSTSRSSSTESFGLFSCTINGEERDQTHRAVYRFIPRHEDELELDVDDPLYVEEEEDDYWYRGYNMRTGEKGIFPAFYAHEVIGQSKELLSLKRNPGWIETFNVQFLGSVEVPYHQGNGILCAAMQKIAMSRKRTVHVRPPSLCELEISLQGVKLIMSLDDEYDTLDEYDRCSHFFQMKNISFCGCHPRNNCYFGFITKHPMLNRFACHVFVSQESMRPVAECVGRAFQEYYQEHLEYACPTEDIYLE, from the exons GATTCCCTCATCCTGGAGAAGAGTGACATGCACCACCCAGTTTGCTCCTTCCAGGATGACTTCCAGGAGTTTGAGATGattgatgatgaagatgaggatgaggaggatgaagaggatgaagaggaagaagttGACCCTGATGCACCCCCGTCTCCCTCTgcatctcctcctccctcccctaCCCTGGGCACTCTGAAGAGCAGACCCACCACATTGAATCTTACCACTGCTGTGTCGCAG GATTCGTTGAACAACAACAGCAGTCTGTCCCCAAAGAAAGGAAGTTGGCAAGACTCGTTACGCAATCCAACTTCACAAG GTCGTCTGTCTCCAACCCACTCATGCTTGGAGGATGGTAGCCATGTGACAGGCCAGTGCAGAGCCTCTCCACTTTCCCAAGCTCCAGGGTTGCAGAGCAAAGGTACTCCACCAAAACAAGCAGGGGAGGGCGGGAATCCCCAGTCTCCTCATAGGCCCCTCCTTTGCGACCTGGAGGGCAACAGACGGGAAAGGCCAGAATATG GATCATTTGGCCAGCACAAGTCCAACCCATGTCCTTCAGAGTTTACTGACTCAAAGGCAGACCCAACAATCCAGACAGCCAGAGTACCCTCTGTAGATGAGCACTCCCAGTGTTCAGACACAGAGGTGGACCATGACCTCAACAGTGACCACAACCATAAACACTCAAACCGGCGTGCCACAGACACTTATACAATCACCAGCGAGTCTGGTATGGAACCAGAAAACGATCCTGACCCAGATGGTACCAGTCATTGTTTATCATCCACGGCTCCCATGGGAGGGAATGAAGGCGCTGATACACCCTTGTCTGATGAAGAGCTGGAGAAGGACTTTGAAGTGGAGTTCATGTGCAAGGAGGCCTATGACATGGTCTGCAAGGAAAATTCGTCATCTTATGTTGAATTCCCTTCGATTGAGCCCTCATCTTTCTCCAGCTATCACTCGTCAAGCCACTCAGAAGCTCCAGACCAGTCCAACCAGTCAGATATTCAAACAGCTTCTGCTGTGGAGCCAGCGGCTAATGATTCAACCTCCCCATCCTCAGACCCAGGGATAGCAGACATGAACCAACAGGGTTATGTGACTTCAGACCAGGACAAGGACCTTAGCTCTCCAGGTTCTGATTCTGACGTTGAAGGGGACCTGGAAGTAGCATTTACTTGTGGGGGTCCTGTGGTTTCCAACATGATCTCCTCTATTTCAGAAACAGAGTTAGACTTGACAAGTGATGAGAGCAGCAGTGGACGTTCGTCTCATCTTACCAACTCAATTGAAGAGGCCAGCTCACCAACATCTGACCAGGAGCTAGACCCAGATACTGAGTTAGAACAGGACAGTGGAATTGTTGGCCTCAAAACATCTCTACTCTTGGGCCAGCGTGATCCAACCAAAGAAGACTCTCTTCTACCTTCTCCTTCCCCTAATCCCTCACCTACTATTGCTACACCCTCACTTGTTAGTTCACCCATCTTACCTCCTGAGTCCTACGATGATGGTCAGGCTCTGATGGGGATGCAGAGTGTGGATGATGAGCTGGCTTGTGAGCACCAGGCTGATCCAGATGAGACGCTGCCTCCAACCCAGTGCTGCGATGATCGTCTCTCCAGACCAATGGTGCTCGAGATAGAACCAGACCATGGCCTAGAGAGTTTCAAACGCTCCTTCTACCTGCCAGTGGGACCCAGACTAATGCCATGTGCAGATGAATATGATGAAACAAGTGAGGGGGAGTCCGAATCAGAGAGTGAAGATGACCTAAGTGAGAACTCAGACTCCCCATGGCTTCTTAGTAACTTAGTGAATAGGATGATCTCAGAGGGCTCATATCCAATTAGTTGCCCTGAGGAGTGCTTTAGGAGGAAGGCATCTGTGTCTGATACCATCTCCCCATCTTCAGATATTGGAGATGGAGATGATTTCAATGACGAGACCCAGGATCAGAAAGCTGAGATAGAGAGGTCACAGGAAAGGGAAAAAGAAGGCAAAGGCTACAGAAAAGAGATGATGGAGCCAGGAGCGAGTACTCATCTCTATATGAGCAACCCTACTGGTGATACTATAAGCCCACTGATTTTAGAGCGCTGTGCAAATATAGAGGAGGAAACCTCCTTGTATGCCAATATAGACTGTGACAAGAACTGCACAGATAAACTATCAAAGAATGCTGGGAGAGCAGAGGTTGAAGAACCTAATAATGACTTAATGATAGAAGGAAGAAGGGATTTAGACTCGCCTAGCCTCAGCGAGAGTGTGATAAGTGACAAGGATGAGGGACGGGAAACGGAACCCAGGCCAACAAGTCGTTCATCTGCATCTCTTGAGCGAATCACAGAGGTCAAAAACAGTTTGACGCTCGACATACCGACCGCTCAGACCAATCGCTGCTTTAGTCTTACCTACTCTACTGAcaatgatgaagaggaggacgaTGGTGACTCTTATCCTTTCATGGGTAGCATGAGGAATCAATCGTATGGTGGTAGTGATTTAGAACTTGACAGCTCACCACCGATTGATTCCAGCGTGCACAATCATCCGTTACCTGACCATGACCTCCCACTGTGTGAGAAAAACCTGATTCTCAGGCAGTCGAATGAAGATGATGGACTGGCTTATGACTCCATGAAGTACACACTTGTGGTGGATGAGAATACAACGCTGGAACTAGTTAGCCTTCGGCG gTGCACCTCAGTTTTGAGTGACGACAGTGAGCTGTCTACCTTATGTGATGAAGAGCTATTGGAGACCAGCAAGGTGGGCTACAGGCATGACAATGAAGGGATCAGGCCAGAACTTTTGAGTTCTTCGGAGGACTCCTCTCCAGAGGCTGATCTGCCGTTTTCCAAGAAGTTCCTAAATGTGTTCGTCAACAGCACCTCCCGTTCCTCAA GCACAGAATCCTTTGGACTTTTCTCATGTACCATCAACGGAGAGGAGCGGGACCAGACACACAGAGCAGTGTACAG GTTCATTCCTAGACATGAAGATGAACTGGAGCTGGATGTGGATGATCCTTTATAtgtggaggaagaagaagatgactATTGGTACAGAGGCTATAACATGCGGACAGGAGAAAAGGGAATCTTTCCTGCCTTCTATGCCCATGAGGTCATAGGCCAGTCCAAAGAGTTGCTGA GCCTGAAAAGGAATCCAGGGTGGATTGAGACATTCAATGTTCAGTTTTTGGGTTCTGTTGAGGTTCCTTATCACCAAGGCAATGGCATTCTCTGTGCTGCAATGCAAAAG ATTGCAATGTCAAGAAAACGGACGGTACATGTACGACCTCCTTCTCTCTGCGAGCTGGAGATCAGCTTACAAGGAGTTAAACTAATCATGAGTTTGGACGACGAATATGACACCCTTGATGAg TACGACAGATGTAGTCACTTCTTCCAGATGAAGAACATCTCTTTCTGTGGATGTCATCCAAGGAACAACTG CTACTTTGGCTTCATCACCAAGCATCCAATGCTGAACAGATTTGCTTGCCATGTGTTTGTATCCCAGGAATCCATGCGGCCTGTAGCTGAGTGTGTCGG tcgAGCCTTCCAAGAGTACTACCAAGAGCACCTGGAGTACGCCTGCCCTACTGAAGACATCTACCTGGAGTAG
- the mapk8ip2 gene encoding C-Jun-amino-terminal kinase-interacting protein 2 isoform X2, whose amino-acid sequence MADRAEMFSLSTFHSLSPPGCRPSHDISLEEFDDEDLSEITDDCGIGLNYDSDPYEKDSLILEKSDMHHPVCSFQDDFQEFEMIDDEDEDEEDEEDEEEEVDPDAPPSPSASPPPSPTLGTLKSRPTTLNLTTAVSQDSLNNNSSLSPKKGSWQDSLRNPTSQGRLSPTHSCLEDGSHVTGQCRASPLSQAPGLQSKGSFGQHKSNPCPSEFTDSKADPTIQTARVPSVDEHSQCSDTEVDHDLNSDHNHKHSNRRATDTYTITSESGMEPENDPDPDGTSHCLSSTAPMGGNEGADTPLSDEELEKDFEVEFMCKEAYDMVCKENSSSYVEFPSIEPSSFSSYHSSSHSEAPDQSNQSDIQTASAVEPAANDSTSPSSDPGIADMNQQGYVTSDQDKDLSSPGSDSDVEGDLEVAFTCGGPVVSNMISSISETELDLTSDESSSGRSSHLTNSIEEASSPTSDQELDPDTELEQDSGIVGLKTSLLLGQRDPTKEDSLLPSPSPNPSPTIATPSLVSSPILPPESYDDGQALMGMQSVDDELACEHQADPDETLPPTQCCDDRLSRPMVLEIEPDHGLESFKRSFYLPVGPRLMPCADEYDETSEGESESESEDDLSENSDSPWLLSNLVNRMISEGSYPISCPEECFRRKASVSDTISPSSDIGDGDDFNDETQDQKAEIERSQEREKEGKGYRKEMMEPGASTHLYMSNPTGDTISPLILERCANIEEETSLYANIDCDKNCTDKLSKNAGRAEVEEPNNDLMIEGRRDLDSPSLSESVISDKDEGRETEPRPTSRSSASLERITEVKNSLTLDIPTAQTNRCFSLTYSTDNDEEEDDGDSYPFMGSMRNQSYGGSDLELDSSPPIDSSVHNHPLPDHDLPLCEKNLILRQSNEDDGLAYDSMKYTLVVDENTTLELVSLRRCTSVLSDDSELSTLCDEELLETSKVGYRHDNEGIRPELLSSSEDSSPEADLPFSKKFLNVFVNSTSRSSSTESFGLFSCTINGEERDQTHRAVYRFIPRHEDELELDVDDPLYVEEEEDDYWYRGYNMRTGEKGIFPAFYAHEVIGQSKELLSLKRNPGWIETFNVQFLGSVEVPYHQGNGILCAAMQKIAMSRKRTVHVRPPSLCELEISLQGVKLIMSLDDEYDTLDEYDRCSHFFQMKNISFCGCHPRNNCYFGFITKHPMLNRFACHVFVSQESMRPVAECVGRAFQEYYQEHLEYACPTEDIYLE is encoded by the exons GATTCCCTCATCCTGGAGAAGAGTGACATGCACCACCCAGTTTGCTCCTTCCAGGATGACTTCCAGGAGTTTGAGATGattgatgatgaagatgaggatgaggaggatgaagaggatgaagaggaagaagttGACCCTGATGCACCCCCGTCTCCCTCTgcatctcctcctccctcccctaCCCTGGGCACTCTGAAGAGCAGACCCACCACATTGAATCTTACCACTGCTGTGTCGCAG GATTCGTTGAACAACAACAGCAGTCTGTCCCCAAAGAAAGGAAGTTGGCAAGACTCGTTACGCAATCCAACTTCACAAG GTCGTCTGTCTCCAACCCACTCATGCTTGGAGGATGGTAGCCATGTGACAGGCCAGTGCAGAGCCTCTCCACTTTCCCAAGCTCCAGGGTTGCAGAGCAAAG GATCATTTGGCCAGCACAAGTCCAACCCATGTCCTTCAGAGTTTACTGACTCAAAGGCAGACCCAACAATCCAGACAGCCAGAGTACCCTCTGTAGATGAGCACTCCCAGTGTTCAGACACAGAGGTGGACCATGACCTCAACAGTGACCACAACCATAAACACTCAAACCGGCGTGCCACAGACACTTATACAATCACCAGCGAGTCTGGTATGGAACCAGAAAACGATCCTGACCCAGATGGTACCAGTCATTGTTTATCATCCACGGCTCCCATGGGAGGGAATGAAGGCGCTGATACACCCTTGTCTGATGAAGAGCTGGAGAAGGACTTTGAAGTGGAGTTCATGTGCAAGGAGGCCTATGACATGGTCTGCAAGGAAAATTCGTCATCTTATGTTGAATTCCCTTCGATTGAGCCCTCATCTTTCTCCAGCTATCACTCGTCAAGCCACTCAGAAGCTCCAGACCAGTCCAACCAGTCAGATATTCAAACAGCTTCTGCTGTGGAGCCAGCGGCTAATGATTCAACCTCCCCATCCTCAGACCCAGGGATAGCAGACATGAACCAACAGGGTTATGTGACTTCAGACCAGGACAAGGACCTTAGCTCTCCAGGTTCTGATTCTGACGTTGAAGGGGACCTGGAAGTAGCATTTACTTGTGGGGGTCCTGTGGTTTCCAACATGATCTCCTCTATTTCAGAAACAGAGTTAGACTTGACAAGTGATGAGAGCAGCAGTGGACGTTCGTCTCATCTTACCAACTCAATTGAAGAGGCCAGCTCACCAACATCTGACCAGGAGCTAGACCCAGATACTGAGTTAGAACAGGACAGTGGAATTGTTGGCCTCAAAACATCTCTACTCTTGGGCCAGCGTGATCCAACCAAAGAAGACTCTCTTCTACCTTCTCCTTCCCCTAATCCCTCACCTACTATTGCTACACCCTCACTTGTTAGTTCACCCATCTTACCTCCTGAGTCCTACGATGATGGTCAGGCTCTGATGGGGATGCAGAGTGTGGATGATGAGCTGGCTTGTGAGCACCAGGCTGATCCAGATGAGACGCTGCCTCCAACCCAGTGCTGCGATGATCGTCTCTCCAGACCAATGGTGCTCGAGATAGAACCAGACCATGGCCTAGAGAGTTTCAAACGCTCCTTCTACCTGCCAGTGGGACCCAGACTAATGCCATGTGCAGATGAATATGATGAAACAAGTGAGGGGGAGTCCGAATCAGAGAGTGAAGATGACCTAAGTGAGAACTCAGACTCCCCATGGCTTCTTAGTAACTTAGTGAATAGGATGATCTCAGAGGGCTCATATCCAATTAGTTGCCCTGAGGAGTGCTTTAGGAGGAAGGCATCTGTGTCTGATACCATCTCCCCATCTTCAGATATTGGAGATGGAGATGATTTCAATGACGAGACCCAGGATCAGAAAGCTGAGATAGAGAGGTCACAGGAAAGGGAAAAAGAAGGCAAAGGCTACAGAAAAGAGATGATGGAGCCAGGAGCGAGTACTCATCTCTATATGAGCAACCCTACTGGTGATACTATAAGCCCACTGATTTTAGAGCGCTGTGCAAATATAGAGGAGGAAACCTCCTTGTATGCCAATATAGACTGTGACAAGAACTGCACAGATAAACTATCAAAGAATGCTGGGAGAGCAGAGGTTGAAGAACCTAATAATGACTTAATGATAGAAGGAAGAAGGGATTTAGACTCGCCTAGCCTCAGCGAGAGTGTGATAAGTGACAAGGATGAGGGACGGGAAACGGAACCCAGGCCAACAAGTCGTTCATCTGCATCTCTTGAGCGAATCACAGAGGTCAAAAACAGTTTGACGCTCGACATACCGACCGCTCAGACCAATCGCTGCTTTAGTCTTACCTACTCTACTGAcaatgatgaagaggaggacgaTGGTGACTCTTATCCTTTCATGGGTAGCATGAGGAATCAATCGTATGGTGGTAGTGATTTAGAACTTGACAGCTCACCACCGATTGATTCCAGCGTGCACAATCATCCGTTACCTGACCATGACCTCCCACTGTGTGAGAAAAACCTGATTCTCAGGCAGTCGAATGAAGATGATGGACTGGCTTATGACTCCATGAAGTACACACTTGTGGTGGATGAGAATACAACGCTGGAACTAGTTAGCCTTCGGCG gTGCACCTCAGTTTTGAGTGACGACAGTGAGCTGTCTACCTTATGTGATGAAGAGCTATTGGAGACCAGCAAGGTGGGCTACAGGCATGACAATGAAGGGATCAGGCCAGAACTTTTGAGTTCTTCGGAGGACTCCTCTCCAGAGGCTGATCTGCCGTTTTCCAAGAAGTTCCTAAATGTGTTCGTCAACAGCACCTCCCGTTCCTCAA GCACAGAATCCTTTGGACTTTTCTCATGTACCATCAACGGAGAGGAGCGGGACCAGACACACAGAGCAGTGTACAG GTTCATTCCTAGACATGAAGATGAACTGGAGCTGGATGTGGATGATCCTTTATAtgtggaggaagaagaagatgactATTGGTACAGAGGCTATAACATGCGGACAGGAGAAAAGGGAATCTTTCCTGCCTTCTATGCCCATGAGGTCATAGGCCAGTCCAAAGAGTTGCTGA GCCTGAAAAGGAATCCAGGGTGGATTGAGACATTCAATGTTCAGTTTTTGGGTTCTGTTGAGGTTCCTTATCACCAAGGCAATGGCATTCTCTGTGCTGCAATGCAAAAG ATTGCAATGTCAAGAAAACGGACGGTACATGTACGACCTCCTTCTCTCTGCGAGCTGGAGATCAGCTTACAAGGAGTTAAACTAATCATGAGTTTGGACGACGAATATGACACCCTTGATGAg TACGACAGATGTAGTCACTTCTTCCAGATGAAGAACATCTCTTTCTGTGGATGTCATCCAAGGAACAACTG CTACTTTGGCTTCATCACCAAGCATCCAATGCTGAACAGATTTGCTTGCCATGTGTTTGTATCCCAGGAATCCATGCGGCCTGTAGCTGAGTGTGTCGG tcgAGCCTTCCAAGAGTACTACCAAGAGCACCTGGAGTACGCCTGCCCTACTGAAGACATCTACCTGGAGTAG
- the arsa gene encoding arylsulfatase A, with translation MAYLLFTFLVLYVLSICSASPPNFVLIFADDLGFGDLGCYGHPTSLTPNLDRLAAGGLRFTDFYCTSPVCSPSRASLLTGRYQTRSGIFPGVFYPGSIGGLPLNETTIAEVLKPLGYATAAVGKWHLGYGANGKFLPTEQGFDQYLGIPYSHDQGPCHNLTCFPPDVKCFGVCDVGVVTVPLVHNDKIKQQPVNFLDLEKAYSNFATNFIITSVKKNQPFFLYYPSHHTHYPQYAGTRAAGHSLRGPFGDALFEFDSTIGNLITTLEKMGVANNTLVFFTADNGPELMRMSRGGNSGPLRCGKGTTYDGGMREPAIAFWPGVIEAGVTHEMASTLDIFPTIASLAGAKLPPVILDGFDMSDLLFHKGKSKREAMMFYPTDPNKKYGLFAVRLGKYKAHFYTRGATHSSTTPDQDCSEFAVLKAHDPPLIFDLEADPSEHYPLLLDERPDIQAVLVQIKKVKAEFEATMVFGESQISKGQNPALEPCCNPECYPKPTCCHC, from the exons ATGGCTTACCTGCTCTTCACCTTCCTTGTTCTCTATGTTTTGTCCATTTGCTCTGCTTCACCACCGAATTTTGTGCTCATCTTCGCAGATGATCTGGGATTCGGGGACTTGGGCTGTTATGGACACCCTACTTCACTGACCCCTAACCTGGACCGCCTAGCAGCCGGAGGACTTCgatttacagatttttactgCACCAGTCCGGTCTGCAGCCCCTCGAG GGCATCATTGCTGACAGGTCGCTACCAGACCCGCTCAGGCATCTTTCCAGGTGTATTTTACCCAGGCTCCATTGGGGGTCTCCCATTGAATGAGACCACCATTGCAGAGGTGTTGAAACCTTTGGGTTATGCCACAGCTGCTGTGGGGAAGTGGCACTTAGGCTATGGAGCCAATGGAAAATTTCTCCCAACTGAACAAGGGTTTGACCAGTACTTGGGAATCCCATACTCTCATGACCAG GGGCCATGCCACAACCTGACCTGTTTCCCTCCAGATGTCAAGTGTTTTGGAGTGTGTGATGTTGGAGTAGTAACCGTCCCTTTGGTCCATAATGACAAGATCAAGCAGCAACCAGTCAACTTCCTTGATCTGGAAAAGGCGTACAGCAACTTTGCAACCAATTTTATAATCACATCTGTCAAGAAAAATCAGCCTTTCTTTCTGTACTACCCATCACAT CACACTCACTATCCTCAGTATGCTGGTACCAGAGCAGCAGGTCACTCTCTGAGAGGTCCATTTGGTGATGCCCTTTTTGAGTTTGACAGCACAATAGGAAACCTAATAACAACCCTGGAAAAGATGGGCGTGGCCAACAACACACTTGTGTTCTTCACTGCTGACAATGG GCCAGAACTGATGCGTATGTCGCGTGGTGGAAATTCAGGCCCACTGAGATGTGGCAAAGGTACAACATATGATGGAGGCATGAGGGAGCCAGCCATTGCATTCTGGCCAGGGGTCATCGAAGCAG GGGTGACCCATGAGATGGCTAGCACTCTGGATATCTTCCCAACCATTGCAAGTCTGGCTGGAGCCAAGCTTCCCCCGGTTATACTGGATGGATTTGATATGTCAGATCTCCTCTTTCACAAAGGAAAG AGTAAAAGGGAGGCAATGATGTTCTACCCCACAGATCCTAATAAAAAATACGGCCTGTTTGCCGTAAGATTGGGAAAGTACAAGGCCCACTTTTACACAAGAG GCGCCACCCATAGTTCCACCACCCCTGACCAAGATTGTTCAGAGTTTGCGGTCTTAAAGGCCCATGATCCACCTCTCATTTTTGACCTGGAGGCCGACCCCTCGGAGCACTACCCTCTTCTTCTGGACGAGAGACCTGACATCCAAGCCGTGCTGGTGCAGATAAAGAAAGTCAAGGCGGAGTTTGAGGCGACCATGGTCTTTGGCGAAAGCCAGATATCCAAGGGACAGAACCCGGCTCTTGAGCCCTGCTGCAATCCAGAGTGTTATCCCAAGCCCACCTGCTGCCACTGCTGA